In Cicer arietinum cultivar CDC Frontier isolate Library 1 chromosome 7, Cicar.CDCFrontier_v2.0, whole genome shotgun sequence, a single window of DNA contains:
- the LOC101505829 gene encoding uncharacterized protein, whose amino-acid sequence MIPRSIPLDVIHVWWTKLTFHDDGLGKPSKLSVKHEIEVIVKKFDELDVPGKIALKGKLREIAYPSTTSICPPVDKVKTKGAPKKGKSKISKRDKSTKRDPSWWEYVDASVRCSGTNACSTVTSNKVQQPRPSVTKLTPRPSVSKVQQPRVLIFKEWLSVEIHKFIDDIIDVGEDGNYGYRAVAALLGMSENFWAFIRQECVVELQEFMSYYKIIYGGQIFVQQLIHNVYVEHVATLDNWIILPEMRYVIASKFNLVFVALSLTQSETFFPLRSPPPTPKSTTNTYFRSSYDSYCIC is encoded by the exons ATGATCCCTCGTTCTATTCCGTTAGATGTTATTCATGTTTGGTGGACTAAATTAACTTTTCATGATGATGGATTAGGTAAACCTTCAAAATTATCTGTGAAACATGAAATAGAAGTGATAGTGAAAAAGTTTGATGAACTTGATGTACCTGGAAAAATTGCACTGAAAGGTAAATTACGTGAGATTGCGTATCCATCGACTACGTCGATATGTCCACCTGTTGACAAGGTTAAAACAAAGGGTGCACCGAAAAAAGGCAAAAGTAAGATatcaaaaagagataaatcaacCAAGCGTGATCCATCTTG GTGGGAATATGTGGATGCAAGTGTTCGATGCAGTGGCACAAATGCATGTAGTACTGTAACTTCTAATAAAGTACAACAACCTCGACCATCAGTAACAAAGCTCACACCTCGACCATCAGTCAGCAAAGTTCAACAACCGAGAGTTCTTATCTTCAAAGAATGGTTGTCGGTTGAAATTCACAAATTCATAGATGACATTATTGACGTAGGCGAGGATGGTAATTATGGATATCGTGCAGTTGCAGCTTTACTTGGAATGAGTGAGAATTTTTGGGCATTCATTCGTCAAGAGTGTGTCGTAGAGCTTCAAGAATTCATGTCTTATTACAAGATAATATATGGTGGACAAATTTTTGTTCAACAACTTATACACAATGTATATGTTGAACATGTTGCAACTTTGGATAATTGGATTATACTTCCAGAAATGAGATATGTGATTGCTTCGAAATTTAACTTGGTTTTCGTCGCATTATCACTTACCCAATCAGAAACATTTTTTCCACTTAGAAGTCCACCACCAACACCTAAGTCCACCACTAACACCTATTTCAGATCATCGTATGATAGTTATTGCATTTGTTAA
- the LOC101506143 gene encoding PKS-NRPS hybrid synthetase cheA-like, translating to MTFCVGFAYLQSERVDNFTWALQMLKEQITGGEVEVIVTDRDLALMNAVECVFPKAVNLLCLFHVCKNVKAKCKMTVFPKKKQVQIMEAWEALVYSYDETQYYMNLANFEGICSSSSIFNDYVHDQWLIPHKERFVEAWTNRVMHFGNTTTQRVESAHWSLKRILQDSIGDICSVWETINSMIVLQHSEIIASFEKSIIQKVHRHSNRLYANLRGVVSKNAIDHIAAEFDRVKYVGIDKSECRCTIRRTHGLPCACEIARYSMIPRSIPLDVIHVWWTKLTFHDDGLGKPSKLSVKHEIEVIVKKFDELDVPGKIALKEVIVKKFDELDVPGKIALEGKLREIAHPSTTSMCPPVDKVKTKGAPKKGKSKISKRDKSTKRDPSWWEYVDASVRCSGTNACSTVTSNKVQQPRPSVTKLTPRPFTWNE from the exons atgacattttgtgTTGGATTTGCGTATCTACAGTCTGAGCGTGTTGATAATTTTACATGGGCACTACAAATGTTGAAAGAACAGATTACAGGTGGTGAAGTTGAAGTAATTGTtactgatagagatcttgcttTAATGAACGCTGTTGAATGTGTTTTTCCAAAGGCAGTCAATTTATTATGTCTGTTTCATGTATGCAAAAATGTGAAAGCAAAGTGCAAGATGACTGTTTTTCCAAAAAAGAAGCAGGTGCAAATAATGGAGGCATGGGAGGCTCTTGTTTACAGTTATGATGAGACTCAGTACTACATGAATTTGGCTAACTTTGAAGGAATTTGTAGTAGCTCTTCTATCTTTAATGATTATGTACATGACCAGTGGTTAATTCCTcacaaggaaagatttgttgaggcGTGGACTAATAGAGTTATGCATTTTGGGAACACTACAACACAAAGGGTTGAGTCGGCGCACTGGAGTTTGAAACGGATATTACAAGATAGCATTGGTGATATATGCAGTGTTTGGGAAACCATCAATAGCATGATTGTATTACAACACAGTGAGATAATAGCATCATTTGAAAAGAGCATAATTCAGAAGGTCCATCGACATAGTAACAGATTGTATGCCAATTTGCGTGGTGTTGTGTCAAAAAATGCAATAGACCACATTGCAGCAGAGTTTGATCGCGTGAAGTATGTAGGTATAGATAAGTCTGAATGTCGCTGCACAATTAGGAGAACACATGgtctaccttgtgcatgtgagaTAGCCAGGTATAGTATGATCCCTCGTTCTATTCCGTTAGATGTTATTCATGTTTGGTGGACTAAATTAACTTTTCATGATGATGGATTAGGTAAACCTTCAAAATTATCTGTGAAACATGAAATAGAAGTGATAGTGAAAAAGTTTGATGAACTTGATGTACCTGGAAAAATTGCACTGAAAG AAGTGATAGTGAAAAAGTTTGATGAACTTGATGTACCTGGAAAAATTGCACTGGAAGGTAAATTACGTGAGATTGCGCATCCATCGACTACGTCGATGTGTCCACCTGTTGACAAGGTTAAAACAAAGGGTGCACCGAAAAAAGGCAAAAGTAAGATatcaaaaagagataaatcaacCAAGCGTGATCCATCTTGGTGGGAATATGTGGATGCAAGTGTTCGATGCAGTGGCACAAATGCATGTAGTACTGTAACTTCTAATAAAGTACAACAACCTCGACCATCAGTAACAAAGCTCACACCTCGACCCTTTACTTGGAATGAGTGA